TTCTTCAGGGCATTTCCGCTAGATGAAGGCGAACTGACGGAGTATGAGCTTGAATTAGTAGAAAAGCTAATAGAAGAAAGATACGGAAATGACAAGTGGAACTTCCAAAAATGAGTTTTCCTTGATTCTTTAGCCAACGGTCAGTCCGTCACTCCCTCATCATGTCTCAGCTTAGGCTGAACTCCTCATCCCGATGATAGCTCAGAGATCACCTACCTTCATCATGTTTTCAGTTCGCCCATCACTCATCATCGCCTTTTTAAAACCTTACCCTCAACAGACAAATATGATTTTAGTACTTCCTAAAAACATTATTGAGGAAATAATCACAAGATCCAGGGAAAGTAAGATAGAAATTTGCGGTTTTATATTCGGAACAAAAAATGGAGAGAGGTTCATAGGAAAAGAGGTGGAATTCATTAGAAACAGGTTAAACTCGAGTGTCGAATTTGAGATGGATCCAGAGGAAATGATAAATGCTCTAGAAAGGGCCGAAAGGAAAGGCCTTGAGGTCGTTACAATATTTCACTCTCACTTAAACTGTCCCCCCTATCCGAGTAAGAAGGATATAAAAGGAATGGAAAACTGGAGAATTCCATGGTTAATAGTTAGTTTAAAAGGTGACATGAAAGCCTTTATTTTAAGGAGTAATAATGAGGTAGAAGAGGTCAAAATAATTACACATCCCACCCAAACTCTTCCCTAGCTAACCTAACAAGTTCTTTGAATTCCTCTTTCTTTATATTAACACTACTTGTCGCTCCGACGAGAGCTATTATTCCATGGACTTCTTCTTGAATCTGAATTACGTCATCACTAACTTTTGCAACCCTTAATTCTCTCCTAGCTACCTCATCTTCGCTTATCCTGAACTTATCTTCTCCTATCTTGTAGTACCTTATCTCAGTCATCCCTACCACCTCCATCTAACTTTCTCAAATTTTAGTTACGAAACGGAAAAATATAAAAGTTTGGGAAAAATCAACCGTAATATTTATAAACTTGATACAGTGCTTATCTTTTGGGCGCGCCGCCGTAGCTTAGCTGGTGGAGCGCCGGACTGTTAATCCGGCGGTCCCCGGTTCGAATCCGGGCGGCGGCGCCAAAGAGGAATGGGCCCGTAGCTCAGCCTGGTCAGAGCGCGCGGCTCATAACCGCGTGGTCCGGGGTTCAAATCCCCGCGGGCCCACCAGAATCATCTTCTCGAAAGTGCTATTCCCAGAAGAATTAAGGCTAAGCCCACAATTGTTGAACCTAGTATCTTCTCTCCCACTACTATAGAAATGAAGAGCAGAGATAACACAGGAGTAAGATATATGAGAGATGCAACTTTCCCAGCTTCTTCGCTTTCTAGGGCCTTCAGCCATAAAAGAAAAGTTAACCCCATCTCAAAAGTTCCTACATATATAGCTCCAAGAACTCCATAGGGATCAAATTTTATTCCCTCAATAACTCCAAGGATGGAGATATAAAGAAAGCCAAAGATGAAGTTCCACATCATTTTAACTTCAGCTTTCCTGGGATCCCTAAGGTTAAGTATCCAATATATAGCCCATATTATTGCACTACACAAAGCTAATAGATCCCCCATGGGATTTGCGAAATGCAGAGAAGATAGGTTTCCCCTAGTCCCAACAACCAAAGCTCCTAAAAACCCGATAATAACTCCGAGAAAATCTCTCTCGCTTAACCTCTGTCCAAGGAAAGCTGATGAGAAAATAACGAGGATTATGGGCCATGTATAATTTAGAGCTTGAGCTTCTTGAGCTGGTAAAATGGAATAAGCGCTAAAAAGGACTAAATAGTAAAGGAAGGGATTTATGAAACCAAAGAAAACCGAGTTCAGATTCGCTTTAATCGAGAAGGTTTTAATGTCTTTTAAGTTTGCCAATAGAAATATAACCGTCGATGTAAGGGATGAGTAGAACAGCATACTTATTGTGTCAAGTCTTGAGAGGGTCAACTTAAATGCCGAAGCAACTGTTGACCATAGAAGCACCGCGAGAATAGCATATTTATTCATGGGTTTAACTTTAACCCTCTCCTTAAGAATTTTACTAAATCCCAAGCTCTCTGAGGAACTCAATTCCATCTTCTTTTTTCCCTGCGAAAGTCACTTCACCCCCAACGAGAACAATAATGTTCTCTACTAAATCGTATATCGGTTTCCACATATGAGATACTATTATCATATTAACTCCAACTTCAGCTCTCTCCCTGATAACCTTAGAGACCTCAGAAATTCCAAACATATCGAGACCTGAGAAAGGCTCGTCCAGAATTAGGACCTCATTTTCTCCCAATAAGGCCAGAAGTATGCTTAAGCGTTTCCTCATTCCAGCTGAGTATTCTACTATCGGTCTTTTTAACGCCGATACGTCCGGAAATAGCCTTTTTATAAGTTCATCCTTAACTTTAACCCCTTTAATGTCTGAAAGTATTTTAATTAAGTCCATCCCTCTCCTATACTTCGGCAAGGATGGAGGATCTATACTAACCCCTATAACACGCTTAACTTTTGGATTATCCCAGGGATCTTCCCCAAGAAGAATTACCCTCCCCCTACTTGGTCTCCAGAAACCTACAAGCAGTTTTATCAGACTCGATTTTCCACTACCGTTGGGGCCTACTATGAGGGTTACTCCTTCCCTTATTTTCAGTGAAACATTTCTTAATACCTCTACCTTTCCTATTTTCTTATGCACATCATCAAATTGGCCAATCATTCTCCCTCCCTCCAAAGACTAAGTGAAAGTAAGAGGATGACAAAGGATAACGTCAGAAAATGAATCCTCCAGTTGCTCCTTGGGAATCCAACGTCAATGACTCTTATAGTCGCGCTTCCAGAGTAAGAGCCGTTAACTATTATCCCATAATGACCAGGGTGAGGAAGCTCTACCCTAATGACCTCATTCTTAAGCTTGCCTTCTTGAAGAACTTCAAAGTTTTCCAGGTCGACTATGGCATAGCTCCCATTACCGTAACCAACGAACGAGATATCAACTAAGGCCGAAGTTGGAGAATAGAACCCAGCAACCTTCATGCTCCCAAGGGGTATGAGAGGATACTTCACATCATCACTATTAACCGTTAACTGAAGAAAGAAAGACTCTGCAATGACCAATGTAACTACCATTAAAATTAATCTAAAGACCTTCACCTTACATCCCTCCTGACAAAGAGCCAGATTGAAGTTGGTAAAACAACTATCGAGATCATCAAGTACGGTAGTAGAGCTTTTACATAGTTACCCACTAAGACTTCTTGCACAGTTATCGTGGGGTTTAAGAATTTTAGGTTTGAAAGCAAGAAAATCAGGAAAAATGAAAGGATACCCACAGTTGGGGCATTGGGAATTAGAAGAGAAGACAGCGTTGATATGCTTACAATGTATAATAGCAAAGATGCGTAAAATGCTAAGATTATTGGGAGGAACTTAAGGACGACTTTAATGCTATAAGATGAGGAGAAGTGTAGGAGAAATATTAAAACATGCGTAACTGAAATGACGAGAAGGGAAGAAAGGTAAACACTCATAATTTTAGCGAGGATTATACCCCTCATTGAAATTGGAAGGGAATATATAAAGTATGCACTTCCTTCATCCCTTTCTCCCCTTAAAGTTAGGGCAATGAGAAAAGAAGCTCCAAGGATTATCACTACGTAAGCGTTATAAGAGAACATCGTGAAGAGGGGATAATTTAGCATTTGCCTTGGTGCACTCATCAACATGAAGAAGGTCATCCTTATAAGGCTCATCTTCATTATGAACGCCAGAATTGCCGAAGTCAAAATAAGCATGTAACCCTTTATTGGATCTTCACTTTCCCATACGACGAGCTTTAATCCTTTCATAAGCCACCACCAGAAAAACGCTTAAGGATAAGATAAGTATGAGAAGCGAATCGATTGGTATTCCAACATTTTCAAGTTTATCCTTCTTGAAATAGAAGGCATTTGTATCTTCGAGAACCATGCCAAAGCCATAGATATCCTTGCTTTTTGTTACCGGTTCCTTAGTCTTTTTAAAGTGTTCTTTGTCTGAAAATGCTACCTTTTCAAATCCAAATAATTTCCATACTGGGGACACTATCATGTATCCCTCTATTAGGATTCCAGTAGCTGGATCATAGAGGGCAAAGTTAGAAGCATTCTTGTAAAAGTTCGTTGTTACCAGGATTATAGGAGGTTTAAATTCTCTAAATCTCGCATGAACCGTTGCATTTAGTTCCCTGACATCTTTTATATGCCATTCTTCCATGACTACTTTCCCTTTTACGTTCAAGTCAAGCAAAAATAGGGTATTCATCCCAATTCTCTTCCCCTTGTAGAGCACGGAGTTGTCTTTAAGGGAGACGTTGAAAGTGATAGATTTAGTCATTTTTGGGATTTTCCTTAATAGTAAAAAGTTTTCTACTGCCTCCTTTTCCTTCTTGACGTATATCCCGTACATATAGTCTTTACTTCTGATACTTACTACTACAGCTTTTTCATCCTCGCATATCCTAATCATCTCATTTTTAGAAGTTCCAATACTACAGGAGCCACTTTTTGTGAGATTTAATCTTGAATATTTCTTGATTAACTCCATGGCCTTCTTAAGACCCTCTTTGGGAGATAGAATCCTTTGATAGCTCATTGTAAGGTTATAGGCTTCTAATGATGCATTTACCGTTATATACTCTCTAGAAACCTCTATTATCCTCCAAGTAAACACTCCATATTCTCCAGTATATATAGTTCCATTGGGAAGCTCAAGAACTACTGAGTGTTCTCCTTTGGCGGTATATTTAAAGTAAACACCTTGCCTGATCCAGTAGGGCTTTGATGCTCCCACGTTACCAAATGCTGATGTGAGAATAATGAAAATAAAGAGGAATTCAATGACTCCTACCTTCAATCCAATATATCTCGGCATACAGTTCACCACACGTCGTTTCAGCTTGAATCCAGGCTCTTAGATAAGCAGTAGTTCCCGGGGTTCCAGTCGTGTAAACGAGGTAACAATTAGGATAAGCTATCGCCCATTTCTCGATATCGTAGAGGAGAGGAGGATATAATTGACTTGCTTTTCCACTGATATATGCATAAGCTGAATCGACCCATGGATTAAAATCTCCGCCAATCTTATCAGTGTCTGTTACCACAGGATCTCTTGGAATATTTACGGTGTCTATTTTTTCTTTATTTTGTTGAGATTCATTGGCCAAGGCAATGTTTGCTACTGCTAAAATCAAAATGCTAAGAGCAATTAACAAGTGCTTTTTATTCATTAGCCCCCCCCAACAAATTGTCAATACTATATTTAGTTGAATTAGTATATAACATTTTTGATTTTATCATGAATTAGAAAATTTTAAAAACTTTATTAATTATTTTAGTAATGATTACTAAGACCTTGAAAACATAAAACATACTTTACAATCAATATACAAAAACTGAACCATTACATGTTTATAAAAAGCTAAAACTAACGAGGGATTACATCCAAAAGGAGTATAAAATTAGATGGCTACCTCTTGCCTCTCTGTAACCTAGCCTCTTGGTAAGCTTTAGTCCACTTAAGCTTCCTGGGATTCCTTCCCATAAAGTAATATCTCTCACATTTCCTCGAGCAGAAAAATAAAACTCTACCATCGTTCCTTACGTACATCTTTCCAGTTCCGGGCT
This Pyrococcus horikoshii OT3 DNA region includes the following protein-coding sequences:
- a CDS encoding ABC transporter permease encodes the protein MKGLKLVVWESEDPIKGYMLILTSAILAFIMKMSLIRMTFFMLMSAPRQMLNYPLFTMFSYNAYVVIILGASFLIALTLRGERDEGSAYFIYSLPISMRGIILAKIMSVYLSSLLVISVTHVLIFLLHFSSSYSIKVVLKFLPIILAFYASLLLYIVSISTLSSLLIPNAPTVGILSFFLIFLLSNLKFLNPTITVQEVLVGNYVKALLPYLMISIVVLPTSIWLFVRRDVR
- a CDS encoding ATP-binding cassette domain-containing protein; translation: MIGQFDDVHKKIGKVEVLRNVSLKIREGVTLIVGPNGSGKSSLIKLLVGFWRPSRGRVILLGEDPWDNPKVKRVIGVSIDPPSLPKYRRGMDLIKILSDIKGVKVKDELIKRLFPDVSALKRPIVEYSAGMRKRLSILLALLGENEVLILDEPFSGLDMFGISEVSKVIRERAEVGVNMIIVSHMWKPIYDLVENIIVLVGGEVTFAGKKEDGIEFLRELGI
- a CDS encoding DMT family transporter; translation: MNKYAILAVLLWSTVASAFKLTLSRLDTISMLFYSSLTSTVIFLLANLKDIKTFSIKANLNSVFFGFINPFLYYLVLFSAYSILPAQEAQALNYTWPIILVIFSSAFLGQRLSERDFLGVIIGFLGALVVGTRGNLSSLHFANPMGDLLALCSAIIWAIYWILNLRDPRKAEVKMMWNFIFGFLYISILGVIEGIKFDPYGVLGAIYVGTFEMGLTFLLWLKALESEEAGKVASLIYLTPVLSLLFISIVVGEKILGSTIVGLALILLGIALSRR
- a CDS encoding M67 family metallopeptidase produces the protein MILVLPKNIIEEIITRSRESKIEICGFIFGTKNGERFIGKEVEFIRNRLNSSVEFEMDPEEMINALERAERKGLEVVTIFHSHLNCPPYPSKKDIKGMENWRIPWLIVSLKGDMKAFILRSNNEVEEVKIITHPTQTLP
- a CDS encoding 50S ribosomal protein L24e, with amino-acid sequence MARWNICSYCGKPFEPGTGKMYVRNDGRVLFFCSRKCERYYFMGRNPRKLKWTKAYQEARLQRGKR